The following coding sequences are from one Rhipicephalus microplus isolate Deutch F79 chromosome 3, USDA_Rmic, whole genome shotgun sequence window:
- the LOC142803023 gene encoding uncharacterized protein LOC142803023 — MGRCCVPNCRGNYDNGPKVRLFSFPRDAKRRAEWQRAVRRSDVDVRLLKDPKVCERHFKSEHLRTTSTYTDCDGRTIEAPMKLTRLTPDAFPAIFPDCPSYISDSRTSREEPELKRKRTENELLQKAIHESQAAFEKEEKQYKVCNLGELISRVNERPNKKFWCTTACETCLIVAHIEPALQAPEMLVSVVVTEDLSVSVYFKCAPLVSDDVCIPDEVRDVRVLDNLLDSVERYCEKKARHQEDKVGGVLRLVLSLLDDICDDELHDDERADALIFLKEQCKLLTKKSNGVRYSAELLVFSSILHTISPHAYKFFRHSNKLVLPHDTTIKRVCAAHDVSPSKEQCEEGFLRYIKRRATILKPHEKNVTVMLDEITCNSFLNIKVAA, encoded by the exons ATGGGGCGGTGTTGTGTACCCAACTGTCGAGGGAACTATGACAATGGTCCGAAAGTCCGCTTGTTTTCTTTTCCGAGAGACGCTAAGCGAAGAGCGGAATGGCAGCGGGCTGTGCGACGGAGCGACGTCGACGTGAGGCTGTTGAAGGACCCCAAG GTTTGCGAGCGTCACTTCAAGTCGGAACACCTGCGCACAACGTCAACGTATACGGACTGCGATGGACGAACCATTGAAGCTCCTATGAAGTTGACACGGCTGACTCCAGACGCCTTCCCAGCCATTTTTCCAGACTGCCCTTCGTATATCTCGGATTCGCGCACGTCGCGAGAAGAGCCTGAACTGAAAAGGAAGCGGACTGAAAATGAGCTACTCCAGAAAGCCATACACGAGTCCCAAGCAGCgtttgaaaaagaagaaaaacagtaCAAAGTTTGTAATCTGGGTGAACTGATTTCTCGGGTTAACGAGCGTCCAAATAAGAAGTTTTGGTGTACAACAGCCTGCGAGACGTGCCTCATCGTCGCCCACATCGAGCCGGCGTTGCAAGCTCCGGAGATGCTTGTATCTGTGGTGGTTACAGAGGATCTGTCCGTTTCCGTGTATTTTAAGTGCGCTCCGTTGGTGTCGGATGATGTGTGCATTCCTGACGAAGTCCGTGATGTCCGTGTGCTGGACAACCTTCTAGACAGCGTGGAGCGATATTGTGAAAAGAAGGCCCGTCACCAGGAGGACAAGGTGGGGGGAGTGCTTAGGCTTGTTTTATCCTTGCTGGATGACATTTGTGATGATGAGCTGCATGATGATGAGAGGGCTGACGCACTAATCTTCCTGAAGGAGCAGTGCAAGCTGCTGACAAAGAAGAGTAATGGCGTGCGGTATTCTGCAGAGCTTTTAGTTTTTAGCAGTATATTGCACACAATTTCTCCACATGCTTACAAGTTTTTTCGCCACAGCAACAAGCTTGTCTTGCCGCATGACACTACCATCAAGCGAGTTTGTGCTGCACATGATGTGAGCCCATCGAAAGAGCAGTGCGAAGAAGGTTTTCTGAGGTACATTAAGCGCAGAGCAACCATTCTGAAGCCTCATGAAAAAAATGTGACTGTCATGCTTGATGAAATAACCTGCAACAGTTTTTTGAATATAAAGGTGGCTGCCTAA
- the LOC142803024 gene encoding uncharacterized protein LOC142803024: MFDYLESFLGDRTLRVRVGSTISGPHSVTAGVPQGSILSPFLFNLALAKLPDYIPCNTACEVHVAIYADDIALFACGPGRHRAALLESLQVAIDAVDAFLNGVGLALAASKTEALLVHPRASTRRSTPRLSLRGLPIEWSTKVRYLGVTIDHRLSWRPAVNDLRTSNRKVLGAARSLLARGHGCTPALALRVYNAVASARVIYTAAVASLSACQLAALDADHRNAVREYYGLPQTSQVGPTLAEAGETPISLRVTQRTLNHVLRLKTTRQGQLLVNRLYALPHSSMGQRASELLTVVPDTQYPSWLAIPPYRHTPLVITKTIGGIKAKARTPLAAMQQECSALLHEQLNGRLLVYVDGSVLRDGSAAAACVVPSVGAVLKCRLPSLASSTVAELAAINLAADFLSERAPMSAAAIICDSRAALAAISREEDGSLLAQRVARKLHAVQQTGCDLSLHWVPSHIGIPGNEAADCAARDAHDPDTGVTNFVCSADAGRLLTARYVRERHPDPRVAAGKPPRRLPLKGLPRRDRGFLLRLRTGDNYTAERKHRHSGRGSPYCMDCGDLETLDHLLLHCPAGDASRQVMLATYGALGLPRTTTEHLLFPNSGRAHIEHALSALLDFVDGSGLRERI; encoded by the coding sequence atgtttgactacctggagagcttcttgggcgaccgcactcttcgcgttcgtgttggctccacaatcagcggtccccactccgtcaccgcaggcgtaccccagggcagcatattgagcccttttctgttcaatctggctcttgccaagctgcccgactacatcccgtgcaacacggcgtgtgaagtgcatgtggcgatttacgccgatgacattgcgctgtttgcctgcggccccggtcgccaccgggcagcccttctcgagtccctccaggtggccatcgacgcggttgacgcattcctgaacggggttggactggcgctcgccgcctccaagacggaggcactgctcgtccacccgcgagcgtcgacacgccgctccacgcctcggctctcactccggggcctccccatcgagtggagcacgaaggtgcgctacttgggggtgaccatagaccaccggctcagctggcgaccggccgtcaacgatctgcggacgagcaaccgcaaggtactcggcgccgcacgcagtctcctcgcgcgaggtcacggctgcacccctgcccttgccctgcgagtctacaacgcagtcgcatcggcacgcgtgatctacactgcagcagtggcttcgttgagtgcttgccagctagctgccttggacgcggaccatcgcaacgccgtgcgggagtactacggacttccccaaacctcccaggtgggccccacgctcgccgaagcgggggaaactcccatctccctgcgggtgacccagcggacactaaatcatgtactgcggctgaaaaccacaaggcaggggcagctccttgtgaacaggctatatgctctacctcactcatccatggggcagcgggcgagtgagctcttgacggttgtgccagacacgcagtaccccagctggctggctatcccaccctaccgccacacccctctggtgatcaccaagaccattggcggcatcaaagcgaaggcgcgcaccccgctggcagcgatgcagcaggagtgctccgccctccttcacgaacagctgaacggccggctgcttgtttacgtcgacgggtcagtgcttcgcgacggctccgcggccgccgcctgcgttgtgccatcagtcggcgcggttctcaagtgccgcctcccctccctcgcctcctccactgtggcggaactcgccgctataaatttggcagccgatttcctgagtgagcgggcacccatgagcgctgcagccatcatctgcgactcccgggcggccttggccgcgatctcgcgcgaggaagacggcagcctccttgcgcagagagttgcccggaagctacacgccgtgcagcaaacgggctgcgacctttcgctgcactgggtgccttcgcacatcggaatacccggcaacgaggcggccgactgtgccgcgagggatgcgcacgaccccgacaccggcgtcaccaacttcgtgtgctccgcggatgccggccgtctcctcaccgcccgctacgtgcgcgagcgtcatcccgaccctcgcgtagcagctggaaagccgccgcggcggctccctctcaagggactcccaagacgagaccgcggtttccttctccgtctccgcaccggagacaactacaccgccgagcgaaaacatcggcaCTCCGGGCGTGGCAGTCCATACTGCATGGACTGCGGCGACCTGGAGACTCTGGACCACCTTTTGCTTCATTGCCCGGCTGGTGACGCGAGCAGACAGGTGATGCTCGCAACGTACGGAGCTCTCGGCCTGCCTCGGACAACAACTGAGCACCTCTTGTTCCCGAACAGTGGCCGCGCGCATATCGAGCATGCCCTTTCAGCGCTGCTCGACTTTGTAGACGGAAGCGGACTGCGTGAGCGAATTTAG